From a region of the Candidatus Bathyarchaeota archaeon genome:
- a CDS encoding DUF4332 domain-containing protein, with product MRSDYILYIIGAILFMMASYALFNVESLEAPMGGRLLFGAIVFVLALFGVTAFIFGYSARPKKHKLPFITPSPTVESITKLTRVKGIGEKRAEQLKALGISTVADLSAASAEELAEQLQISSKITNRWVKNARNLLLEK from the coding sequence TTGCGTTCAGATTATATCTTATACATTATCGGTGCGATACTCTTTATGATGGCTAGTTATGCTCTATTCAATGTAGAGTCTTTAGAAGCTCCTATGGGCGGAAGATTGCTTTTTGGCGCAATTGTTTTTGTGTTAGCTCTTTTTGGGGTTACAGCTTTCATTTTTGGTTACAGCGCACGACCTAAGAAGCACAAATTGCCTTTCATCACTCCTTCTCCAACAGTTGAGTCCATTACAAAGTTAACACGGGTGAAAGGAATAGGCGAGAAAAGAGCTGAGCAACTGAAAGCGCTAGGAATTTCCACGGTTGCAGATTTGTCGGCAGCCTCTGCTGAAGAGTTGGCGGAACAACTCCAGATTTCATCCAAAATCACTAATCGATGGGTCAAAAACGCTAGGAATCTGCTGTTGGAAAAATAG
- a CDS encoding AMP phosphorylase — protein sequence MKLKAKIIDLEIGKQMVLLHEKDAQEIGTLAHDWVKIIYGKRKTVAFVDTTKSYLTQGEIGIFRDVHKEFKVKDGAGISVSVAEPPESIKFIHKKIGGEPLNKEEYYTIMHDLVNYRLDEVQIAAFVLAEEFHGLTMNEIEYLTRAMVDTGSVIDFDRSCYDKHSIGGVPGNKVTLLIVPIVAAAGLLIPKTSSRAITSASGTADTMEVLADVEFDATELKEIASKTTGAIVWGGKLGIAPADDLLIRVEHALNIDPLGQMLASIISKKLSVGADHVVVDIPVGAEAKVTTVEEARKLAKSFVELSERFNMHLQCGITYGGQPVGHMIGPALEAREALIALQGKGPASIVEKSTALAGMLLEMGFKAQPGQGKDLAKEILASGKALKKMREIIEIQGGNPRLRPEDIVIGHHTVVLKAPCDGFVTNVSNTAITTIARAAGAPREKGAGVALRWKRGYKVKKNDILLEIYAERTSKLNTAYNLALTMNPVTVEGMLLHKIPEF from the coding sequence GTGAAGCTTAAAGCAAAAATAATTGATTTGGAAATTGGCAAACAGATGGTCTTGCTTCACGAAAAAGATGCCCAAGAAATTGGAACTCTAGCTCACGATTGGGTGAAAATTATTTATGGAAAACGAAAAACTGTGGCTTTCGTTGACACAACGAAATCTTATTTGACACAAGGAGAAATTGGGATTTTTAGAGATGTTCATAAAGAGTTCAAAGTTAAAGATGGCGCGGGAATATCTGTTTCTGTAGCGGAACCACCAGAGTCAATAAAGTTTATTCACAAGAAGATAGGTGGCGAACCTCTCAACAAAGAAGAATATTATACTATAATGCACGACCTAGTCAATTACAGACTTGACGAAGTGCAGATTGCAGCTTTTGTATTAGCCGAAGAGTTTCATGGCTTAACAATGAACGAAATTGAATACTTGACCCGCGCCATGGTTGACACAGGGAGTGTGATTGACTTCGACCGTTCATGCTATGACAAGCACAGCATAGGAGGCGTGCCAGGCAACAAAGTTACATTATTAATTGTTCCTATTGTAGCAGCAGCTGGATTGCTTATTCCAAAAACTAGCAGTCGCGCCATAACCAGTGCCTCAGGAACTGCTGATACAATGGAAGTACTTGCCGATGTTGAATTCGACGCCACTGAACTGAAGGAAATCGCGTCGAAGACAACTGGAGCAATTGTTTGGGGTGGAAAACTTGGCATCGCACCAGCTGATGACTTGCTAATTCGCGTTGAACATGCGTTAAACATCGACCCTCTTGGACAAATGTTGGCAAGTATTATCTCCAAAAAACTCTCAGTTGGGGCAGACCATGTGGTAGTTGACATTCCTGTGGGAGCAGAAGCAAAAGTTACTACAGTGGAGGAAGCACGAAAACTTGCTAAAAGCTTTGTCGAACTAAGCGAACGCTTTAACATGCATCTTCAGTGTGGCATCACTTATGGAGGACAACCCGTCGGACACATGATAGGCCCGGCGTTAGAAGCACGAGAAGCACTAATTGCGTTGCAAGGAAAAGGACCTGCAAGCATAGTTGAAAAATCTACAGCATTGGCAGGTATGCTTCTAGAAATGGGGTTCAAAGCTCAACCTGGCCAAGGCAAGGATTTGGCTAAAGAAATTCTTGCTTCTGGAAAAGCTTTGAAAAAAATGCGAGAAATTATTGAGATTCAAGGAGGTAACCCAAGACTTCGACCTGAGGACATTGTCATTGGACACCACACCGTGGTACTTAAAGCACCTTGTGATGGGTTCGTGACAAACGTCAGCAACACCGCAATAACCACTATAGCCAGAGCGGCTGGGGCGCCCCGAGAAAAAGGGGCTGGGGTAGCGCTGCGCTGGAAGAGAGGGTACAAGGTAAAGAAAAACGACATTCTATTAGAAATCTACGCCGAACGAACATCGAAACTCAACACTGCATATAACTTAGCTTTAACTATGAACCCTGTCACGGTTGAAGGAATGCTTCTTCACAAGATCCCAGAATTTTAA